The following coding sequences lie in one Sedimentibacter sp. MB35-C1 genomic window:
- a CDS encoding Lin1244/Lin1753 domain-containing protein, translating into MARPKKQTVEYFPHYTTSGKTLFILESNYGNNGYAFWFKLLELLGGTNGMYYDCNNVPDLEFLLAKTHVNKETAYNILNILADLETIDKELWYKSKIIWCQNLINNVTDAFKRRISEIPKKPLLHTETPMKESKCIQKPSASDISTDKNGESKVKESKVNNKKNNVHSANATDAFFETVWKLYPNKKGKTAVSKKSKDAIYKLGIEKITAAIESYKKELAKETWKQPMNGSTFFNGRFTDYLSIESEKASPTAAENKTYNSDDENPYANPELMEQMAREAGIPKINFDDYDDYEG; encoded by the coding sequence ATGGCAAGACCAAAAAAACAAACAGTTGAATACTTTCCCCATTACACTACAAGCGGAAAGACGCTTTTTATATTAGAAAGTAATTACGGCAATAATGGCTATGCATTTTGGTTTAAATTACTTGAGTTGCTCGGAGGAACAAACGGAATGTATTATGACTGCAATAATGTCCCCGATTTAGAGTTCCTGTTAGCAAAAACTCATGTAAACAAGGAAACTGCATACAACATCCTTAATATACTGGCAGATTTAGAAACAATTGATAAAGAATTATGGTATAAAAGTAAAATTATATGGTGCCAAAACTTGATTAACAACGTAACTGATGCGTTCAAAAGAAGAATATCAGAAATACCAAAAAAGCCATTATTGCATACAGAAACCCCAATGAAAGAGAGTAAATGTATACAGAAACCCTCTGCAAGTGACATTTCTACCGACAAAAACGGGGAAAGTAAAGTAAAAGAAAGTAAAGTAAATAATAAAAAGAATAATGTGCATTCTGCGAATGCTACTGATGCATTTTTTGAAACCGTATGGAAATTGTATCCGAATAAAAAAGGCAAGACAGCTGTATCAAAAAAATCTAAAGATGCTATCTATAAACTGGGTATTGAAAAAATAACTGCGGCAATTGAGTCATATAAAAAAGAATTGGCAAAAGAGACATGGAAGCAACCAATGAACGGAAGCACATTTTTTAATGGGAGGTTTACAGATTATTTATCTATAGAATCAGAAAAGGCATCACCTACGGCTGCAGAAAACAAAACTTATAACAGCGATGACGAAAATCCATATGCTAATCCTGAACTTATGGAACAAATGGCAAGAGAAGCGGGCATTCCAAAAATTAATTTTGATGACTATGACGATTACGAGGGCTGA
- a CDS encoding DnaB-like helicase C-terminal domain-containing protein, with amino-acid sequence MDDLQEQLYKIIPHLGQYKEKGNEIIPVYCPFCYGGKHKDKETFAINKLTGAYNCLRGSCNQTGNLFTLAKHLGVDIVAERQSYFREYRKPKKAYKMPEVTYRNLSKNVIDYFEKRGISEETLIKNKVTSDEKENIVFNYYLNGELVFIKYKIPRKPRGNERKSWREADTRPVLYGMDDCDLTYPLIIIEGEPDKLVLDECGIRNAVSIPSGTNDFTWIDECWEWLEKFDEVIIWGDNDSAGKGFQQEAIARLDDWKLRVVKCEYKDANDMLYRISKEKGTDEAKNAVKEHINNASIVKKEYITNLADVKRKDYRNIKAISTGFKELDNLIGGMYGGMLVIWTGYNGSGKSTILSNIILNGIEIGSRAFVYSGELPKEDFKEWMDLQLSGKNYLALYDCPVKKQSISIPNSKYYKYFDEFYDEKIFLFDTEDYATDNEIISAMTYMAKREGIKVFAIDNMLTMNITEVGDSNEKQAKLIIKLKGFARKFNAVVHLVAHPRKPGQGQIRVDKYSVSGTANITDLADRVIGFHRLTKEEKEKNEIYSNYNNALIVFKDRKFGVFDREILFKFDYFSKRYYTDVLERDKEYSWVDNIKKQEPRQIEIEKAPWD; translated from the coding sequence ATGGACGATTTACAGGAGCAATTATATAAAATAATACCTCACTTGGGGCAATACAAAGAAAAAGGCAATGAAATAATTCCGGTATATTGTCCTTTCTGCTACGGCGGGAAACATAAAGATAAAGAGACCTTTGCTATAAATAAGCTTACAGGTGCGTATAATTGCTTGCGTGGCAGCTGTAATCAAACAGGAAATTTATTCACGTTAGCAAAACATTTAGGGGTTGATATAGTGGCAGAAAGGCAATCATATTTCAGGGAATACAGGAAGCCTAAAAAAGCATATAAAATGCCGGAAGTAACATATAGGAACCTATCTAAGAATGTTATTGATTACTTTGAAAAAAGAGGTATATCTGAGGAAACATTAATAAAAAATAAAGTTACTTCTGATGAAAAAGAAAACATAGTTTTTAATTATTATCTCAATGGCGAATTGGTTTTTATTAAATATAAAATTCCACGAAAACCAAGAGGTAATGAAAGAAAATCATGGAGAGAAGCAGATACGCGTCCTGTGCTGTATGGTATGGATGATTGTGATCTCACATATCCATTGATAATTATCGAAGGTGAGCCGGACAAGCTGGTCTTGGATGAATGCGGAATAAGAAATGCTGTATCAATACCAAGCGGTACTAATGATTTCACCTGGATTGATGAATGCTGGGAATGGTTAGAAAAATTTGATGAAGTAATTATATGGGGTGATAATGATAGTGCAGGTAAGGGATTTCAACAGGAAGCCATTGCAAGGCTTGATGATTGGAAGTTAAGAGTAGTCAAATGCGAATATAAAGATGCTAATGATATGCTATACCGTATTTCCAAAGAAAAAGGGACAGATGAAGCTAAAAATGCTGTCAAAGAGCATATAAATAATGCGTCTATAGTCAAGAAAGAATACATAACAAATCTTGCTGATGTGAAACGAAAGGACTATAGAAACATAAAAGCAATATCCACCGGTTTTAAGGAATTGGATAACTTAATAGGTGGCATGTACGGTGGTATGCTAGTTATATGGACAGGCTATAACGGAAGCGGTAAAAGCACTATATTGTCAAATATAATTTTGAATGGCATAGAAATAGGAAGCAGGGCTTTTGTATATTCCGGAGAACTTCCAAAGGAAGATTTTAAAGAGTGGATGGATTTGCAACTTTCAGGAAAAAATTATCTGGCTTTATATGATTGTCCTGTAAAAAAGCAATCAATATCTATTCCGAACAGTAAATATTATAAATATTTTGATGAGTTTTATGATGAAAAAATATTCTTGTTTGATACAGAAGATTATGCGACGGATAATGAAATCATATCAGCTATGACATATATGGCTAAACGAGAAGGCATTAAAGTCTTTGCCATAGATAACATGCTGACAATGAACATAACAGAAGTAGGTGACAGCAACGAAAAACAAGCAAAGTTAATTATCAAATTAAAGGGATTTGCAAGAAAATTTAATGCAGTAGTTCACTTAGTTGCTCATCCAAGAAAGCCAGGGCAAGGACAAATAAGAGTAGATAAATATTCTGTCAGCGGTACGGCTAATATTACAGATTTAGCTGATAGAGTTATAGGGTTTCACAGATTAACAAAAGAAGAAAAAGAGAAAAATGAAATTTATTCAAATTATAATAATGCTTTGATTGTTTTCAAAGATAGAAAATTTGGTGTATTTGACAGAGAAATTTTATTCAAGTTTGACTATTTTTCTAAGAGGTATTATACAGATGTTTTAGAAAGAGACAAAGAATATTCATGGGTTGATAATATAAAAAAACAAGAGCCAAGGCAAATAGAGATTGAAAAAGCTCCATGGGATTGA
- a CDS encoding DNA-binding protein: protein MNELNEPKKLMSIVEAAKYFGIGRDCLYALSRTEPDIPILVVNGRKKVNIPKMAEWLDNATAAGREL from the coding sequence ATGAACGAATTAAACGAACCAAAAAAACTTATGTCAATAGTAGAAGCGGCAAAATATTTTGGAATTGGAAGGGATTGCTTATATGCACTTTCTCGAACAGAGCCGGATATACCAATCTTAGTTGTTAATGGCCGAAAAAAAGTTAATATTCCTAAGATGGCCGAATGGCTTGATAATGCGACTGCTGCAGGTCGTGAATTATAG